A window of the Microvirga terrae genome harbors these coding sequences:
- a CDS encoding ABC transporter substrate-binding protein: protein MGLALSHGALAQDTVKIGSVLSVTGPSSFLGEPEDKTLKLYVDKINAAGGIAGKKIELVIYDDGGDANKARTFATRLIEDDEVIAMVGGTTTGSTMAMIPVFEDAKVPFISLAGAIEVIDPVRKFVFKTPHTDKMACEKIFEDLKKRNLTKIGMISGTDGFGASMRAQCVKVAPNYGMQILIDENYGPRDSDMTAQLTKIKNTAGVQAVVNPGFGQGPAIVTRNYAQLGMTSIPFYQSHGVASKSFIDLAGPAAEGVRLPAAALLVGDKLPESDPQKKVVTEYRQAYEGATKQPVSTFGGHAYDGLFILVEAMKRANSTDPQKIRDEIEKTKGFVGTGGIVNMSATDHLGLDLSAFRMLEIKGGDWNLVASGS, encoded by the coding sequence ATGGGCCTTGCTCTGTCTCATGGCGCGCTCGCGCAGGACACCGTCAAGATCGGATCCGTTCTCTCGGTCACCGGGCCGTCGTCCTTCCTGGGTGAGCCCGAGGACAAGACGCTCAAGCTCTACGTCGACAAGATCAATGCGGCCGGCGGCATCGCGGGCAAGAAGATCGAGCTCGTGATCTACGACGACGGTGGCGACGCCAACAAGGCACGCACCTTTGCGACCCGCCTCATCGAGGACGACGAGGTGATCGCCATGGTGGGCGGCACGACGACCGGCAGCACCATGGCGATGATCCCGGTCTTCGAAGACGCGAAAGTCCCGTTCATCTCGCTCGCCGGCGCCATCGAGGTCATCGACCCCGTGCGCAAGTTCGTCTTCAAGACGCCGCATACCGACAAGATGGCCTGCGAGAAGATCTTCGAGGATCTGAAGAAGCGCAATCTCACCAAGATCGGCATGATCTCCGGCACGGACGGCTTCGGAGCGTCCATGCGCGCGCAATGCGTCAAGGTCGCGCCGAATTACGGCATGCAGATCCTCATCGACGAGAATTACGGCCCTCGCGACAGCGACATGACCGCCCAGCTCACCAAGATCAAGAACACGGCCGGCGTGCAGGCGGTGGTCAATCCGGGCTTCGGCCAGGGGCCGGCCATCGTGACCCGCAACTATGCGCAGCTCGGCATGACGAGCATCCCGTTCTACCAGAGTCACGGCGTAGCCTCGAAGAGCTTCATCGATCTGGCGGGCCCGGCGGCCGAGGGCGTCCGTCTGCCGGCCGCCGCGCTCCTCGTCGGCGACAAGCTGCCCGAGAGCGATCCGCAGAAGAAGGTGGTGACCGAGTACAGGCAGGCCTACGAGGGTGCCACGAAGCAGCCCGTCTCGACCTTCGGCGGCCATGCCTATGACGGCCTCTTCATCCTGGTCGAGGCCATGAAGCGCGCGAACTCGACCGACCCTCAGAAGATCCGTGACGAGATCGAGAAGACCAAGGGCTTCGTCGGTACAGGCGGCATCGTGAACATGTCCGCCACCGACCATCTCGGCCTCGACCTCTCGGCGTTCCGCATGCTCGAGATCAAGGGCGGCGACTGGAACCTGGTCGCCTCCGGAAGCTGA
- a CDS encoding branched-chain amino acid ABC transporter permease, producing the protein MAEFLQFLISGLTVGAVYALVALGFTLIYNASGVVNFAQGEFVMLGGMVTVFASAAGVPLPLAALVAIAAAVAIGLLLHRFAIEPARGASAVTLIIITIGASILLRGVAAIVFDKQFHKLPAFTGDTPVDVLGAAVQPQSFWVLGGTAVVVLALYVFLEHTLVGKAVLATAANRLAARLVGINTTTIMALAFGGSAAIGAIAGILVTPITLTSYDVGTLLALKGFAAAMLGGMGNPVGAVVGGLLLGLLEAFGAGYLSSTYKDAFAFLVILIVLFAAPQGLFGRRVVERV; encoded by the coding sequence ATGGCCGAGTTCCTCCAGTTCCTCATCTCCGGTCTGACGGTGGGAGCCGTCTACGCGCTGGTCGCACTCGGCTTCACGCTGATCTACAACGCCTCGGGCGTGGTGAACTTCGCCCAGGGCGAGTTCGTCATGCTAGGCGGCATGGTGACGGTGTTCGCGTCGGCCGCCGGAGTGCCGCTGCCGCTGGCGGCCCTGGTCGCCATCGCGGCCGCCGTGGCAATCGGGCTCCTGCTCCACCGCTTCGCCATCGAGCCTGCGCGCGGAGCGTCGGCCGTGACGCTCATCATCATCACCATCGGCGCATCGATCCTGCTGCGCGGCGTCGCGGCGATCGTCTTCGACAAGCAGTTTCACAAGCTCCCCGCCTTCACGGGCGACACGCCGGTCGACGTGCTGGGGGCCGCCGTGCAGCCGCAGAGCTTCTGGGTGCTCGGCGGAACGGCCGTCGTCGTCCTGGCGCTCTACGTCTTTCTCGAACATACGCTCGTCGGCAAGGCCGTGCTGGCCACGGCGGCCAACCGTCTGGCCGCGCGGCTCGTCGGGATCAACACGACCACCATCATGGCGCTCGCCTTCGGCGGCTCCGCGGCCATCGGGGCGATCGCCGGCATCCTGGTCACGCCGATCACCCTGACGAGCTATGATGTGGGAACGCTGCTGGCCCTGAAGGGCTTTGCCGCCGCCATGCTGGGCGGCATGGGCAATCCGGTCGGTGCCGTGGTCGGCGGGCTCCTGCTCGGCCTGCTGGAGGCCTTTGGCGCGGGCTATCTCAGCTCGACCTACAAGGATGCCTTCGCGTTCCTGGTCATCCTCATCGTCCTGTTCGCGGCGCCCCAGGGCCTGTTCGGACGCCGGGTCGTGGAGAGGGTGTGA
- a CDS encoding branched-chain amino acid ABC transporter permease, producing the protein MRALVNQRFVTLLILAVVIAILPFVFPSSYYFRVASLVWVSALAAIGLNILMGQAGQVSLGHAAFFGIGAYAVAIGPTHLGIPPWAALLIGAVLSGVLAYLVGRPILRLKGHYLAIATLGLGVLVALVITTESRWTGGPDGMPVERLTLFGWRVSGSYTWYWVTGGLLLVGTWIALNLDETPTGRAFRALHDSEIAAQVVGVDVARFKLQAFVIAAIYASLAGSALAFMNGFINPDQAGFLHSVELVTIVVLGGLGSVVGSIVGAAVLVTLPQALTVFQEYEHLLLGLIIIVAMIFMRNGIVPSLSNLLLRRARS; encoded by the coding sequence ATGCGTGCACTCGTGAACCAGCGATTCGTCACCCTGCTCATCCTGGCCGTCGTGATCGCCATTCTCCCGTTCGTCTTTCCGTCGAGCTACTATTTCCGCGTCGCCTCGCTCGTCTGGGTCTCGGCGCTCGCGGCCATCGGGCTCAACATCCTCATGGGACAGGCGGGTCAGGTCAGCCTCGGTCACGCGGCGTTCTTCGGGATCGGCGCCTATGCGGTCGCCATCGGACCGACGCATCTCGGCATTCCCCCCTGGGCGGCGCTTCTCATCGGGGCGGTCCTCTCCGGCGTTCTGGCTTATCTTGTGGGGCGTCCCATCCTGCGCCTCAAAGGGCATTATCTGGCCATCGCCACCCTGGGGCTCGGGGTTCTCGTGGCGCTCGTCATCACGACCGAAAGCCGCTGGACCGGCGGCCCGGACGGCATGCCCGTCGAGCGGCTCACCCTGTTCGGCTGGCGGGTCAGCGGATCCTACACCTGGTACTGGGTGACCGGGGGGCTCCTGCTGGTCGGGACCTGGATCGCCCTCAACCTCGACGAGACGCCGACCGGGCGAGCCTTCCGCGCCCTGCACGACAGCGAGATCGCCGCGCAGGTGGTCGGCGTGGACGTGGCGCGCTTCAAGCTGCAGGCCTTCGTGATCGCCGCAATCTATGCATCCCTCGCCGGATCCGCGCTGGCCTTCATGAACGGGTTCATCAACCCGGATCAGGCGGGCTTCCTGCATTCGGTGGAGCTTGTGACGATCGTGGTGCTCGGCGGGCTCGGATCCGTGGTGGGGAGCATCGTGGGCGCCGCCGTGCTCGTCACGCTCCCGCAGGCTCTCACCGTCTTCCAGGAATACGAGCATCTTCTGCTCGGTCTCATCATCATCGTGGCGATGATCTTCATGCGCAACGGGATCGTCCCGAGCCTCTCGAACCTGCTTCTCCGGAGGGCGCGCTCATGA
- a CDS encoding ABC transporter ATP-binding protein: MSILKATDVGISFGGVKAVDGVSFSVSPGQIVSIIGPNGAGKTTLFNIVSGVYVASRGSIHLADEDVTGLAPHKLAARGLSRTFQNLQIFQRMTACENVMVGRHLRERCSLLPALFRTPSVTRQNRETRAAALALLADVGLKDVADTSAGSLPYGACKRLEIARALAAEPRVLLLDEPAAGCNAVETEEIDHLIKQVADRGVAVVLVEHDMKLVMKISDRILVLERGRPLAEGTPREVRDDPRVLEAYLGQHGAREAARA; the protein is encoded by the coding sequence ATGAGCATCCTGAAGGCGACGGATGTGGGCATCTCCTTCGGCGGCGTGAAGGCCGTCGACGGCGTGAGCTTCTCGGTCAGCCCCGGCCAGATCGTGTCCATCATCGGGCCGAACGGGGCAGGGAAGACGACCTTGTTCAATATCGTGTCCGGTGTCTACGTGGCGAGCCGCGGGTCGATCCATCTCGCCGACGAGGACGTGACCGGGCTTGCGCCGCACAAGCTGGCGGCGCGCGGCTTGTCCCGCACCTTCCAGAACCTGCAGATCTTCCAGCGCATGACCGCCTGCGAGAACGTGATGGTAGGCCGTCACCTGCGGGAAAGGTGCAGCCTTCTGCCGGCTCTGTTCAGAACCCCTTCCGTCACGCGTCAGAACCGTGAGACGCGGGCCGCGGCACTCGCGCTCCTGGCCGATGTCGGTTTGAAGGATGTGGCGGACACCTCGGCAGGCTCGCTGCCCTACGGCGCCTGCAAGCGCCTCGAGATCGCCCGTGCGCTCGCCGCCGAACCGCGCGTGCTACTTCTCGACGAGCCGGCCGCCGGCTGCAACGCGGTGGAGACCGAGGAGATCGACCATCTCATCAAACAGGTTGCCGATCGGGGCGTGGCCGTCGTTCTCGTCGAGCACGACATGAAGCTCGTGATGAAGATCTCCGACAGGATCCTCGTGCTGGAGCGCGGCCGTCCGCTCGCCGAGGGAACGCCGCGGGAGGTACGCGATGATCCACGGGTCCTTGAGGCTTATCTGGGGCAGCACGGCGCACGGGAGGCCGCCCGTGCTTGA
- a CDS encoding ABC transporter ATP-binding protein produces the protein MLEVRDLRSAYGRIEVLKGISLEVRSGEIVALVGSNGAGKTTLLRTLSGVQPMTGGEIRFKDQRIDRLPPHRRVGLGITQSPEGRQVFGPLTVEDNLRLGAYRRRDREIDQDRDRIFAMFPVLAEKRHLLAGGLSGGQQQMLAIGRALMGRPSLLLLDEPSLGLSPLLVDQILDAIVSLKNDGITVLLVEQNASAALAIADRGYVLETGKVAYSGAGAALLADPQVKAAYLGIA, from the coding sequence GTGCTTGAGGTGCGGGATCTGCGCAGCGCCTATGGGCGCATCGAGGTGCTCAAGGGCATCAGCCTCGAGGTCCGTTCGGGTGAGATCGTTGCGCTCGTCGGCTCGAACGGCGCGGGCAAGACCACGCTGCTGCGCACGCTGTCCGGCGTTCAGCCGATGACCGGCGGCGAAATCCGCTTCAAGGACCAACGGATCGACCGGCTGCCGCCGCACCGAAGAGTCGGGCTCGGCATCACGCAATCGCCAGAAGGCCGACAGGTGTTCGGCCCCCTGACCGTGGAGGACAACCTGCGCCTCGGTGCCTATCGTCGTCGAGACCGGGAGATCGACCAGGACCGCGATCGCATCTTCGCCATGTTCCCGGTTCTGGCCGAAAAGCGGCACCTTCTGGCCGGAGGCTTGTCGGGCGGTCAGCAGCAGATGCTGGCGATCGGCCGCGCGCTCATGGGCCGGCCGAGTCTTCTGCTTCTGGATGAGCCGTCTCTCGGTCTGTCGCCGCTTCTGGTCGACCAGATCCTCGATGCCATCGTGTCTCTCAAGAACGACGGCATCACGGTTCTTCTCGTCGAGCAGAATGCCAGTGCGGCTTTGGCCATCGCCGACAGGGGCTATGTGCTGGAGACCGGCAAGGTCGCCTACAGCGGGGCGGGCGCGGCCCTGCTGGCCGATCCACAGGTCAAGGCCGCCTATCTCGGCATCGCGTGA
- a CDS encoding DUF2783 domain-containing protein, whose product MTSLMTDSRFPDPDRAYRALIESHRGLSDEDSAALNSALVLILANHIGDHAVLQEALALARQSLNRTQGEAV is encoded by the coding sequence ATGACCTCGCTCATGACCGACAGCCGCTTCCCCGATCCGGACCGCGCCTATCGTGCGCTGATCGAATCTCATCGGGGATTGTCGGATGAGGACAGCGCAGCTCTCAACAGCGCCCTCGTTCTGATCCTGGCCAATCACATCGGCGACCACGCCGTGCTGCAGGAGGCTCTCGCCCTCGCCCGGCAGAGCCTGAATCGGACGCAGGGCGAAGCGGTCTGA